The Thiothrix subterranea genome has a segment encoding these proteins:
- a CDS encoding urease accessory protein UreF: MSMITRIPMITDLALLRLLHLVSPTLPIGSFTYSQGIEWAVECGWIATPADLQNWLASQLHSGMTHLDIPVLQRLYHAVERADVETLEYWIHTLNASRETSELLLEEKNRGRALTDLLIALEIPNAARWKPLLAQSQSAAFALAAMHWQIPLQQTAYGYVWSWLENLVLSAVKIIPLGQTQGQRILHEMTALLPAIVAQGLQVADDDIGASSPALAIASSRHETQYTRLFRS, translated from the coding sequence ATGAGCATGATCACACGCATTCCCATGATCACTGATCTGGCACTGCTGCGCCTGCTGCATCTGGTTAGCCCGACCTTGCCGATTGGTTCGTTCACCTATTCGCAGGGGATCGAATGGGCGGTGGAATGCGGTTGGATTGCTACCCCCGCTGATTTGCAAAACTGGCTGGCAAGCCAGTTGCACAGCGGCATGACGCATCTGGATATTCCGGTGTTGCAACGCCTGTATCACGCAGTGGAACGCGCTGATGTGGAAACGCTGGAATACTGGATTCACACCCTCAACGCCAGCCGCGAAACCAGCGAGTTATTGCTGGAAGAAAAGAATCGTGGGCGGGCGCTCACCGATTTGCTGATTGCGCTGGAAATCCCCAATGCTGCTCGCTGGAAACCGCTGCTGGCACAAAGCCAATCCGCCGCTTTCGCCCTTGCCGCCATGCATTGGCAAATCCCGCTGCAACAAACCGCTTACGGCTATGTGTGGAGCTGGCTGGAAAATCTGGTGTTGTCGGCGGTGAAAATCATCCCGCTGGGGCAAACACAGGGGCAAAGAATTTTGCATGAAATGACGGCACTGCTACCTGCTATCGTGGCGCAAGGCTTGCAAGTAGCAGATGACGATATTGGCGCGTCATCACCCGCTCTGGCGATTGCCAGCAGCCGCCACGAAACCCAATACACCCGTTTGTTTAGATCGTGA
- the gspM gene encoding type II secretion system protein GspM has product MKAWWQNLAANERRLLSIGAALIGLTLLWLFVWKPLSAHHQLLQQDLEDAQAAHAEMQRQRAEIFALRGAASNAPTATNGSLHTSVIAALKQFQLDGTDTSSEEKNKNTVTLKLKTKPFDTLAQFLAAMETQYAANTTSMTLKPADKPGTVDAQITLER; this is encoded by the coding sequence ATGAAAGCCTGGTGGCAAAACCTCGCAGCCAATGAACGCCGCTTACTAAGCATTGGCGCAGCGCTGATCGGCTTAACCCTGCTGTGGCTATTCGTGTGGAAACCGCTCAGCGCCCATCACCAATTGCTGCAACAAGACTTGGAAGACGCACAAGCTGCCCACGCTGAAATGCAACGCCAACGCGCCGAAATCTTCGCCCTGCGCGGTGCAGCCTCTAACGCGCCAACCGCCACCAACGGCAGTTTGCACACCAGCGTGATTGCTGCGCTCAAACAATTTCAACTCGACGGCACCGACACCAGCTCCGAAGAGAAAAACAAAAATACCGTCACCCTCAAATTGAAGACCAAGCCTTTCGACACCTTGGCGCAATTCCTCGCCGCGATGGAAACCCAATACGCCGCCAATACCACCAGTATGACCTTGAAACCGGCAGACAAACCCGGCACGGTTGACGCGCAAATAACGCTGGAACGATGA
- the ureE gene encoding urease accessory protein UreE, whose protein sequence is MLKIERILDKSSVPPRQPHLSLTLPHERRIISRQRVTLDDGSDAGLFLPRGSSLQHGDVLQGVSGELIRIQAAPETVSTLTCADPWLLARACYHLGNRHVPVQIMPGMIRYQHDHVLDDMLHGLGLYVVVEQAPFEPEAGAYGGGHSHGHHHEHDHTHSHDH, encoded by the coding sequence ATGCTCAAAATTGAACGTATTCTTGATAAAAGCAGCGTACCGCCCCGTCAGCCGCACCTGTCGCTGACCCTGCCGCACGAACGCCGCATTATCAGCCGCCAGCGTGTCACCTTGGACGATGGCAGCGATGCAGGTTTATTCCTGCCACGCGGTTCCAGCCTGCAACACGGCGATGTCCTGCAAGGTGTCAGCGGTGAACTGATCCGCATTCAAGCCGCGCCCGAAACGGTATCTACCCTGACGTGCGCCGACCCGTGGCTATTAGCGCGTGCCTGCTACCACCTCGGCAACCGTCATGTGCCAGTGCAAATCATGCCGGGCATGATCCGCTATCAACACGACCATGTGCTGGATGACATGTTGCACGGTTTAGGCTTGTATGTGGTGGTGGAACAAGCACCGTTTGAGCCGGAAGCAGGCGCGTATGGTGGCGGGCATTCGCACGGACATCATCATGAGCATGATCACACGCATTCCCATGATCACTGA
- a CDS encoding ammonium transporter — protein sequence MNIRLGLMMLAALLGFSGVAMADEVAAAAPVPDKGDTAWMMLSTLLVILMIVPGVALFYGGLVRAKNMLSVLTQVMAIFCMISLLWAIYGYSLAFGDGGSLNWMIGDFSKLFLAGITADSTAATFTDGVVIPELIFVSFQLTFAAITVALIVGGLAERVKFSALMIFGALWFTFSYLPITHMVWATGGYLFEAGDLDFAGGTVVHINAGIAALVGAIVLGKRVGFGRDPMQPHNLPMTMIGASLLWVGWFGFNAGSNLEANGGAGLAFINTILATAAGGMAWMLTEWLLRGKPSMLGVASGVVAGLVAVTPAAGLVGPMGAIVLGAIAGALCLWGVTGLKKMLGYDDSLDVFGIHGLGGIIGAIGTGIFVSPALGGVGVDDYSMGGQVITQASGVLLTVVWSGVVSFVLFKLIDMTMGLRVSEEEERQGLDTASHGERAYSM from the coding sequence ATGAATATTCGTCTTGGTTTAATGATGTTGGCGGCATTACTGGGTTTTTCCGGTGTGGCAATGGCTGACGAAGTAGCGGCTGCGGCTCCTGTGCCGGATAAAGGGGATACCGCGTGGATGATGCTGTCCACTTTGCTGGTTATTCTGATGATTGTACCGGGTGTGGCACTGTTCTATGGCGGCTTGGTTCGCGCTAAAAACATGTTGTCTGTGTTGACGCAGGTGATGGCTATTTTCTGCATGATTTCGCTGTTGTGGGCGATTTACGGTTATTCGTTGGCATTCGGCGATGGTGGCAGCCTGAATTGGATGATTGGTGATTTCTCCAAACTGTTCTTGGCGGGCATTACCGCTGATAGCACCGCCGCTACCTTTACGGATGGCGTGGTCATTCCTGAATTGATATTCGTGTCCTTCCAGTTGACGTTTGCGGCAATTACCGTGGCACTGATTGTGGGCGGTTTGGCTGAACGGGTGAAATTTTCAGCGCTAATGATCTTCGGCGCATTGTGGTTCACCTTCTCTTACCTGCCAATCACGCACATGGTGTGGGCGACAGGCGGTTACTTGTTTGAAGCCGGTGATTTGGACTTCGCGGGTGGTACAGTCGTACACATCAATGCGGGTATCGCAGCACTGGTGGGTGCAATTGTACTGGGTAAGCGAGTTGGTTTTGGGCGTGACCCGATGCAACCACACAATCTGCCAATGACCATGATCGGTGCATCGTTGCTGTGGGTTGGTTGGTTCGGTTTCAACGCTGGTTCTAATCTGGAAGCGAATGGCGGCGCAGGTTTGGCGTTCATCAACACCATTTTGGCGACAGCGGCTGGTGGTATGGCGTGGATGTTGACTGAGTGGTTATTGCGCGGCAAGCCATCCATGTTAGGTGTAGCTTCTGGCGTAGTCGCAGGCTTAGTGGCGGTAACACCGGCTGCGGGTTTGGTGGGGCCGATGGGCGCTATCGTACTGGGTGCTATCGCCGGTGCATTGTGCTTGTGGGGCGTGACTGGCCTGAAGAAAATGCTGGGCTACGATGATAGCTTGGACGTTTTCGGTATCCACGGTCTGGGCGGTATCATTGGTGCGATTGGTACGGGTATCTTTGTTTCCCCAGCCTTAGGCGGTGTCGGTGTAGACGACTACTCGATGGGTGGGCAAGTAATTACCCAAGCATCAGGTGTTTTATTAACCGTCGTTTGGTCTGGTGTCGTGAGCTTTGTGTTGTTCAAATTGATCGACATGACCATGGGGCTGCGGGTATCGGAAGAAGAAGAACGCCAAGGTTTAGATACTGCTTCCCACGGGGAACGCGCTTATTCCATGTAA
- a CDS encoding M48 family metallopeptidase: MLQFSYGDEQITFERLPRSEGIQRVLIKIHPDCRVEVAAPAQADDNEVLAAVKKRGRWIYQQLRDFRQQSAYVTPRQYISGESHYYLGKQYLLKVLEDPNATPQVKLLRGKLEVTLHQKSTAKVEQLLGDWYKVRAKEVFAKRLDAMLEQALWVAERPPLRIFTMHTQWGSCSPQGRLTLNPHLVKAPRECIDYVILHELCHLAEHNHSERFYRLLSQVMPSWEEVKARLDARAGYYVLA, encoded by the coding sequence ATGCTTCAGTTTAGCTATGGCGATGAACAGATTACGTTTGAGCGTTTGCCCCGCAGCGAAGGCATCCAGCGTGTGTTGATCAAGATTCACCCCGACTGCCGGGTAGAAGTGGCAGCCCCTGCCCAAGCGGATGATAACGAAGTGCTGGCAGCGGTGAAAAAACGCGGTCGCTGGATTTACCAACAACTGCGCGATTTCCGCCAACAATCCGCTTACGTCACCCCACGGCAATACATCAGCGGTGAAAGCCATTATTACTTGGGCAAACAATACCTGCTGAAAGTGTTGGAGGACCCCAACGCCACGCCACAAGTGAAATTGTTACGCGGCAAACTGGAAGTGACGCTACATCAGAAAAGTACAGCGAAGGTGGAGCAGCTTCTGGGCGATTGGTACAAAGTGCGTGCTAAAGAAGTGTTTGCCAAACGGCTGGATGCCATGCTGGAACAGGCACTTTGGGTGGCTGAACGTCCGCCGTTACGCATTTTTACCATGCACACCCAATGGGGCAGTTGCTCACCCCAAGGCAGGCTGACACTGAACCCGCATCTGGTCAAGGCCCCACGCGAGTGCATTGACTACGTGATTCTGCATGAGTTGTGTCATCTTGCTGAACATAATCACAGCGAACGCTTTTACCGTTTGCTGTCTCAGGTGATGCCCAGTTGGGAAGAGGTAAAAGCTCGACTGGATGCAAGGGCGGGGTATTATGTGTTGGCATGA
- a CDS encoding type I restriction endonuclease subunit R has product MNSMPKFQEEYSAKLPALALLSQLGWSFLSPQQAVIARHGHYDQVVLRDILRSELQKRRFTFAGREYALSSHALDNLIGEVCSPALNEGLLSANEKLYNHLLYGISITEFVDGKKANPTIALIDWHNPANNHFSFTEEFSITRAGGVDTRRPDIVCFVNGIPLVVIEAKRPNGHAKKAPTIDEGISQSLRNQRPDEIPHLFAYSQLLLSINGAEGRYATCATPTKFWSAWREEDISPAEMHAIKNRPLTALQTELLFAHRTAQDWAWYQAWCAAELAVTGQDHLLISLLQPQRLLEMVRFYTLFDKKVGKIVARYQQVFGIKRLIERINTPRSDGGREGGVIWHTTGSGKSFTMVFLSKALILHDSLKHCRILVVTDRVDLESQLSKTFTSGGELASKKDKEAAMATSGKRLAEQIGKGTERIMFALIQKFNSATKLPECRNASPNIIVLIDEGHRSQGGENHIRMKQALPKAAFVAFTGTPLLKDDKTEGKFGKIIHAYTMQRAVDDQTVTPLLYEERIPDLDVNERAIDSWFERITEGLTAEQKTDLKRKFARKGEIYSVDDRIRLIALDIANHFVKNIDDGLKGQLACDSKASAIKYKQYLDEAGLFESAVVMSPPDTREGNTDVDEVALPAVTKWWKDNIGSADEQTYTKAIIERFDKDEALKLLIVVDKLLTGFDEPKNTVLYIDKPLKQHNLIQAIARVNRLHPLKKFGLLIDYRGILAELDTTLQKYQDLAARTQGGYDINDIAGLYSQMSTEYKRLPQLYKTLWAIFAGVKNKHDIEQLRQVLVPKMVEQSDELVDANLKVREDFYEALTAFASCLKVALQSATFFADTSFSDADRRHYKETLKQFSSLRQLAKQDAGETIQYDQYAAQVKKLLDKHVVGVDIKDAQGVYEVNKLGQKQAPEDWSADKTRNETDIIKTRVTRMIEQDLRDDPYAQEAFSKLLRQAIAAAEKLFDHPLKQYLLFHDFAEQVQQRRVPDMPNVFAGNHHAQAYFGVFKQTLPEVFAAAGQATQDQWAQLAFALDAHVEQSVAEHSINPQNIEADIRKKLLPLLFKECKAIGGGMDQAKAMVERVVQIVRVGLSGV; this is encoded by the coding sequence ATGAATTCCATGCCCAAATTCCAAGAAGAATACAGTGCCAAACTCCCCGCACTGGCACTGTTGAGCCAATTGGGTTGGTCATTCCTCTCCCCACAACAGGCCGTGATTGCCCGCCACGGTCACTACGACCAAGTGGTGTTGCGTGACATCCTGCGCAGCGAATTGCAAAAACGCCGTTTCACCTTCGCGGGTCGTGAATACGCCCTGTCGAGCCACGCGCTGGATAACCTGATTGGCGAAGTGTGCAGCCCCGCCCTCAATGAAGGTTTGCTGTCTGCCAATGAAAAGCTCTACAACCACCTGCTGTACGGTATTTCCATCACCGAATTTGTCGACGGCAAAAAAGCCAACCCGACCATTGCCCTGATCGACTGGCACAACCCCGCCAACAACCATTTCAGCTTTACCGAAGAATTCAGCATTACCCGCGCTGGCGGTGTCGATACGCGCCGCCCGGACATCGTGTGTTTCGTCAACGGCATCCCTTTGGTGGTCATCGAAGCCAAACGCCCCAATGGTCACGCGAAAAAAGCCCCCACCATCGACGAAGGCATTTCACAAAGCCTGCGCAATCAACGCCCCGACGAAATCCCGCATCTGTTCGCCTACAGCCAATTATTGCTCTCCATCAATGGCGCAGAAGGCCGTTACGCAACCTGCGCCACCCCAACCAAATTCTGGTCAGCATGGCGCGAGGAAGACATCAGCCCTGCGGAAATGCACGCCATCAAAAACCGCCCACTGACCGCGCTGCAAACCGAACTCCTGTTTGCCCACCGCACCGCCCAAGATTGGGCGTGGTATCAGGCTTGGTGTGCGGCTGAATTGGCAGTGACAGGTCAAGATCACCTGCTTATCAGCCTGTTACAGCCGCAACGCTTGCTGGAAATGGTGCGGTTTTACACGCTGTTCGACAAAAAGGTTGGGAAAATTGTCGCCCGTTACCAGCAAGTTTTCGGTATCAAACGGCTGATTGAGCGAATCAACACGCCACGCTCAGACGGCGGACGCGAAGGCGGCGTGATCTGGCACACCACCGGCTCAGGCAAATCCTTCACAATGGTATTCCTGAGCAAAGCCCTGATCCTGCACGATTCCCTCAAACACTGCCGCATTCTGGTTGTCACCGACCGGGTAGATTTGGAAAGCCAACTCAGCAAAACCTTTACCTCCGGCGGCGAGTTAGCCAGCAAAAAAGACAAAGAAGCGGCAATGGCAACCTCCGGCAAACGCCTTGCCGAACAGATTGGTAAAGGCACGGAACGCATCATGTTTGCGCTGATTCAGAAGTTTAACAGTGCCACCAAGCTGCCCGAATGCCGCAATGCCAGCCCGAATATCATTGTGCTGATCGACGAAGGTCATCGCAGCCAAGGCGGCGAAAACCACATCCGCATGAAACAGGCATTGCCCAAAGCCGCGTTTGTGGCGTTTACTGGCACGCCTTTGCTGAAAGACGATAAGACCGAAGGCAAGTTTGGCAAGATCATTCACGCCTACACCATGCAACGCGCTGTGGATGACCAAACCGTTACGCCCTTGTTGTACGAAGAACGCATCCCCGATCTGGATGTCAACGAACGCGCCATTGATAGCTGGTTTGAGCGTATTACCGAAGGCTTGACCGCTGAACAAAAAACCGACCTGAAACGCAAGTTTGCCCGCAAAGGTGAAATCTACAGTGTGGATGACCGCATCCGACTGATTGCGCTCGACATTGCCAACCACTTCGTGAAAAACATCGACGACGGCTTGAAAGGGCAACTCGCTTGCGACAGCAAAGCCTCCGCGATCAAGTACAAACAATACCTCGACGAAGCGGGGTTATTTGAATCCGCCGTAGTCATGAGTCCGCCCGATACCCGCGAAGGCAATACCGATGTGGACGAAGTTGCCTTGCCCGCCGTGACTAAATGGTGGAAAGACAATATCGGTTCAGCCGACGAACAAACCTACACCAAAGCCATCATTGAGCGTTTCGACAAAGACGAGGCGTTGAAGCTGTTGATTGTGGTGGATAAGCTGCTGACGGGTTTTGACGAGCCGAAAAATACCGTGCTGTATATCGACAAGCCCTTAAAGCAACACAACCTGATCCAAGCGATTGCGCGGGTCAACCGTTTGCATCCACTGAAAAAGTTTGGCTTGCTGATCGACTATCGCGGCATTCTGGCGGAACTGGATACCACCCTTCAGAAATATCAGGATTTGGCAGCGCGTACCCAAGGCGGTTACGACATCAATGATATTGCGGGTTTGTATAGCCAGATGAGTACCGAATACAAACGTTTGCCGCAACTTTACAAAACCTTGTGGGCGATTTTTGCTGGGGTTAAAAACAAGCACGACATTGAGCAATTACGGCAAGTGTTAGTGCCGAAAATGGTGGAGCAAAGCGACGAGTTGGTCGATGCCAACCTCAAAGTGCGCGAAGACTTCTACGAAGCCCTGACCGCCTTTGCCAGTTGCCTGAAAGTCGCACTGCAATCTGCCACCTTCTTTGCCGATACCAGTTTCAGCGATGCTGACCGCCGCCATTACAAAGAAACCCTCAAGCAATTTTCCAGCCTGCGCCAATTAGCGAAACAGGACGCAGGCGAAACCATCCAGTACGACCAATACGCCGCGCAGGTAAAAAAGCTGCTGGATAAGCATGTGGTCGGCGTTGACATCAAAGACGCGCAAGGCGTTTACGAAGTCAACAAACTGGGGCAAAAGCAAGCCCCCGAAGATTGGAGCGCGGACAAAACCCGCAACGAAACCGACATTATCAAAACCCGCGTGACGCGCATGATCGAGCAGGATTTGCGCGATGACCCTTACGCACAGGAAGCCTTTTCCAAACTGTTGCGCCAAGCCATTGCCGCCGCAGAAAAGCTGTTCGATCACCCGCTCAAGCAATACCTGCTGTTCCACGATTTTGCCGAGCAAGTGCAACAGCGGCGCGTGCCGGATATGCCGAATGTGTTTGCAGGCAATCACCATGCGCAGGCGTATTTCGGCGTGTTCAAACAAACCTTGCCGGAAGTATTCGCTGCTGCCGGTCAAGCCACGCAAGACCAGTGGGCGCAACTCGCCTTCGCACTGGATGCGCATGTGGAACAATCCGTCGCCGAACATTCCATTAACCCGCAAAACATCGAAGCCGACATCCGCAAAAAACTGCTGCCGTTGCTGTTCAAGGAATGCAAAGCGATTGGTGGTGGCATGGATCAGGCTAAAGCAATGGTCGAGCGGGTGGTGCAAATTGTGCGCGTGGGTTTGAGTGGGGTGTAA
- the ubiK gene encoding ubiquinone biosynthesis accessory factor UbiK has translation MQNFGNLDDLAKKLSALLPEPVRNMQEDVEKNMRGLLEGGLQKMNLVTREEFDIQSAVLLRTREKLEALEKRLAELEAQQTQ, from the coding sequence ATGCAAAACTTTGGCAATCTTGACGATCTGGCAAAAAAATTATCGGCACTCTTGCCCGAACCCGTGCGCAATATGCAGGAAGACGTGGAAAAGAATATGCGTGGCCTACTCGAAGGCGGCCTGCAAAAGATGAATCTGGTCACGCGAGAAGAATTCGATATTCAATCAGCCGTACTATTGCGTACCCGTGAAAAGCTGGAAGCCTTGGAAAAGCGGCTTGCTGAACTCGAAGCCCAGCAAACCCAATAA
- a CDS encoding type II secretion system protein N: MKTRTLILAGTLSFLLTSLTQLPAKLILAQLPADLPVQLQGIYGTLWAGGASSLSAQGIQLNNLQWDLQTRALLKGQLAADLRGSLAQGGDIDGLCSINLAGTLNCAPLNLSNLPAQVVSPYLQNLMIPPLSGTFHANLNSVAWDQQTIPQLSGHGEWREAGVQMLPQRYGNYTAIISSSENDAQQISLASAPDAAFGLNGTITLEANGQYQTQLDIKPGNNIDEGTKQFLTSFIVPPQADGTYQIREQGQLPKF, from the coding sequence ATGAAAACACGCACCCTCATTCTCGCAGGCACGCTCAGTTTCCTGCTAACCTCCTTGACACAATTGCCCGCCAAACTGATATTGGCGCAATTGCCCGCTGACTTGCCGGTGCAATTGCAAGGCATCTACGGCACGCTGTGGGCGGGCGGCGCAAGCAGCTTGAGTGCGCAAGGCATTCAACTCAATAACCTGCAATGGGATCTGCAAACCCGTGCCTTGTTGAAAGGGCAACTCGCGGCAGATTTACGCGGCAGCTTGGCACAAGGTGGCGACATCGACGGCTTGTGCAGCATTAACCTCGCGGGTACGTTGAATTGTGCCCCATTGAACCTGAGCAATCTGCCCGCACAAGTGGTTTCACCCTATTTGCAAAACCTGATGATTCCCCCGTTGAGCGGCACTTTTCACGCCAATCTCAACAGCGTGGCGTGGGATCAGCAAACCATCCCCCAACTCAGTGGTCACGGCGAATGGCGCGAAGCCGGTGTGCAAATGTTGCCGCAACGTTACGGCAATTACACCGCGATTATTAGCAGCAGCGAAAATGACGCGCAGCAAATCAGCCTTGCCTCTGCACCGGATGCCGCCTTCGGTTTGAATGGCACGATTACATTGGAAGCCAACGGACAGTACCAAACCCAATTAGACATTAAACCGGGCAACAACATTGATGAGGGCACCAAGCAATTCCTCACCAGTTTCATCGTGCCACCGCAAGCCGATGGCACTTATCAAATCCGTGAACAAGGGCAACTGCCCAAATTTTAA
- a CDS encoding P-II family nitrogen regulator yields MKMVTAIIKPFKLDDVRDALGDIGVKGITVTEVKGFGRQKGHTELYRGAEYVVDFLPKIKLEAAVAESQVDQVIEAITKSANTGKIGDGKIFVTSVEQVIRIRTGESGTDAL; encoded by the coding sequence ATGAAAATGGTTACAGCCATTATTAAGCCATTCAAACTCGACGACGTGCGTGATGCGTTGGGGGATATTGGCGTTAAAGGCATCACAGTCACTGAAGTAAAAGGTTTTGGGCGTCAGAAAGGTCATACCGAATTGTACCGTGGCGCAGAGTATGTGGTGGATTTTCTACCTAAAATTAAGCTGGAAGCCGCAGTCGCCGAGTCGCAAGTGGATCAGGTGATTGAAGCGATCACTAAATCTGCGAATACGGGCAAAATCGGTGATGGCAAGATTTTTGTCACTTCAGTAGAACAAGTTATCCGCATTCGCACCGGCGAAAGCGGTACAGATGCACTGTAA
- the ureG gene encoding urease accessory protein UreG produces MSNPLRVGVGGPVGSGKTALLDALCKAMRDTYDIAVVTNDIYTQEDAQFLMRSEALPVERIVGVETGGCPHTAIREDASMNLAAVEDLQIRFPDLDLIFIESGGDNLSATFSPELADLTIYVIDVAEGEKIPRKGGPGITRSDLLVINKIDLAPYVGASLEVMESDSKRMRGERPFVFTNLKEKLGLQTIIDFIVHKGMLRM; encoded by the coding sequence ATGTCTAACCCCTTACGTGTCGGTGTCGGCGGCCCCGTCGGTTCTGGCAAAACCGCGCTGCTGGATGCGCTGTGCAAAGCCATGCGCGACACTTACGACATTGCCGTTGTGACCAACGATATTTACACGCAGGAAGATGCGCAATTTCTGATGCGTAGCGAAGCTCTACCCGTCGAACGTATTGTCGGCGTGGAAACTGGCGGTTGCCCACACACCGCCATCCGCGAAGATGCTTCCATGAATCTGGCGGCGGTGGAAGATCTGCAAATCCGTTTCCCCGACCTCGACCTGATTTTCATTGAAAGCGGTGGCGATAACCTGTCGGCAACCTTTAGCCCTGAACTCGCGGATTTAACCATTTACGTGATTGACGTGGCGGAAGGCGAAAAGATTCCGCGCAAAGGTGGCCCCGGCATTACCCGTTCCGATTTGCTGGTGATCAATAAGATCGACCTAGCACCTTACGTAGGCGCGTCGCTGGAAGTGATGGAAAGCGACAGCAAACGGATGCGCGGTGAACGTCCGTTTGTGTTTACCAACTTGAAAGAAAAGCTGGGCTTGCAGACGATTATCGATTTTATCGTCCACAAGGGAATGTTGCGAATGTAA